DNA sequence from the Acidimicrobiales bacterium genome:
GGGCCATGCGGCCCCCCCAGAACGAGTCGAGGCCGGTGATCAGGACGCGTCGGCCCACGCGCGTCTCAGCCGAACCAGACGCTGCGCCGCTCGCGCAGCATCTCGTAGATCGTCTCCTGCATGGCCGTCCGGATCTTCTCGGCCTCTTCCATGACACGGCTCTTCGAGTACCGGTCCTGGCCGCTCGGGACGTCGAAGGTGACAGGGTCGAGGACGCGGAGCTTGAACTTGGCCGGGAAGTACAGCGCCAGCCCGAGCGGGCCGAACGCCAACATGTTGGCGGTGACCGGCACGTAGGGGACGCCGAGGACCCGGGCGAGCGAGGGCAGGCGGAAGATGATCGGCATCGACTCCTCGGCGCCCACGACGGCGATGGGGATCACCGGGACGCCGGCGCGCATGGCGATCTCGACGAAGCCGCCCCGGCCGAAACGTCGCAGCCGGTAGCGGTCCGCGTACGTCTTCGAGGGGCCCTTGGTGCCCTCGGGGAACACCAGTGCGAGCTGCCCCTGGTCGCGCAGTAGGCGCAGGGCGTTGTCCGGGTGGGCGGGCACGCCGCCGACACGGGCCCATGCGGTGCCGAACCACGGCACGCCGCGGAAGAAGAAGTCGGCCATGCCGTAGACCGGGCGGCCGAGCTCGACCTCGATGCCGTGCATGATGACCGGGGCGTCCGAGGGGATCGCCGCCGCGTGATTGGCCACGAGGAGCGCGCCGCCGCTGCGGGGGATCTTCTCGAGGCCCTCCCACTCCACCCGGAACCAGTTGTTGTAGAGCGGGGCGAACAGCCGCCGGGCGACGTCCCGGGCGTGCTCGGAGCGGCCCCACTCGTCGACGTCGGTCAACCGGTGGCCGGGGATGGCGGCCTCGCCGGCCCTGGGGAGCGGGACGAGCGCGGCGCGCTGGCCCTGCTGCTCGCGCTGGACCGTCTCCTTGCCCGTCACGGGGTCATGGTACCCGGGGACGCCGATCGCCCCCGCGGCGTCCGAGAGCGCCACCGGCGCGCCACGCGGGCCTACGGCCGGCCGGCGCCCACCAGGCCCTCGTACCAGACCGGGTCGAATTCCACCACGGTCCCGGTGTGGGCCGCCTGGATGATGGTGGCGGCCCCGTAGGCGCCCGTCCCCACGTACATGACCACGTGGTCGATGCCCGATCCGTCGAGGTCGTAGAAGAGGAGGTCCCCCGGGTGGACCTGGGCGAGCGGGATGTGGGTCGTCTCGTCGTACTGGATCGCCGCGGAGTGCACCATGTCCACGCCGGCCGCGTGCCAGGCGAGCATGGTCAGGCCCGAGCAGTCGAGGCCGCCGCCGTCCGCCCCGCCCCACAGGTAGGGCACACCGAGGAACGTGCGCGCCTCGGCCAGGGCCACGGCGCCGGGCCCGGTGGCCGCCTGGGGCGCGCCCGTCCCGACGACACCGGTGACGCCGGCGCTGGCCGCCGCCTGGTTGGCCGCGTCGGTGGCCTGGGCCGCCGCCGCCGAGCCGCCGTCGAGCGTCTGGGCGACCTGCGCCGCCTGGGCCGCCTGCTCGGCCGCCTGCTGCCTGGCGGCTTGACTGGCCGCCGCCGCGGCTGCGACCGCCGCCGCGGCCGCCTGCGCGGCGGCGCGCTGGGCCACGAGCCGCGCCAGGGTGCCCTTCACCTGGGTCAGCGTCGCTTCGGAGGCGGCGTCGGCGGCCTGGGCGGCGTGTTGCGCCCGCCCGACCTGGCTCGTCTGCGCGGCCGCGTCCTGTTCCTGGAGGCGAAGCGTGGACTCGGCCGCCCCGAGCTGTCGTTCGCTCGATTCCAAGCGCAGCACGGCGTCGCTCACGTTGCCGATGGCGGCGCGCTGGTACTCGTCGTGCAGTTCGGCGGTGTCCGACGTCGGAGAGAACAGCGAGCTGATGTGTCCCGTCGGCGTGTCGAACATGTAGGCGTTCACCGCGGCGACCTGTAGTTGGTGGTGCGCGGCGGCGCGCGCCGCCCTGGCGTCGGCGAGGCGTGCGTCGGTCAGCGCCAGTTGGGCCTGCACCTGCTGGAGCCGCACCGTCGCCTGGTCGTACTGCTCCGACAACGAGGCCAGCGTCTGCTGCTGCGCGGCGACCTGGGCCTCCACCGCGTCGACCTGGGCCTGGGTGGCGCCGATGTCGGCCCCCACGGGGGTGCTCGTGCGCCCCGCCGCGGCCGCCGGCACGGCCGCGTCGATGCCCGCGACGACGACGGCCCCCACCACCGCGGCGCGCAGCCGGGAGGCGGTGACCTGGGTCCGGGCGCGACGGAACAGGCCAGTCACAAATGCCACTTTGTCAACAGTACCCAGCTCTGGGGCTGTGCGGTAGGGCCAGTGACCCATTGACCAGCCTGGGGATATCCCCGTACCGTGCCTGGGGGGCTCTGCGTTCGGGGAGGGGCTCCCGCTGTGTGGGAGGTGGACCGTGGAGGGCGTGGCCCGCACGACCGCCGGGGCCCTCCGAGGGGTGGAGGAGCCCGGCGTGTGGGTGTTCAAGGGCATTCCCTACGCCCGCGTCGGGGCGGCGGGTCGATGGCGCGCGGCGCACGATCCGCTGCCGTGGACCGGGACCCGGGTCGCGGACACGTGGGGCCCGATCGCACCCCAGTCGGCGCCGGTGCCGGGCTTCAGCCTTCCGGGCGACCCCACGGCATCGGACGAGGACTGCCTCAACCTCAACGTGTGGACGCCGCGGCCCGATGGCGGCGCCCGGCCGGTGATGGTGTGGGTGCACGGAGGCGGGTTCACCACGGGCACCGGGTCCAGCGCGTTGTTCTCCGGCCGCCGTCTGGCGTCGAGGGGCGTGGTCGTCGTCACCATCAATTACCGGTTGGGCGCCCTCGGCCTGCTCGCCCATCCCGAGTTGGCCGATGACGGTGACGGCGGATGGGGGAACTGGAGCCTGCACGACCAGATCACGGCGCTTGGCTGGGTGCAGGACAACATCGGCGCCTTCGGGGGGGATCCCGCCAACGTGACGGTGTTCGGCGAGTCCGCCGGCGCCATGAGCATCGCCGGGCTGCTGGCGTCGTCAGCGGCCTCGGGCCTGTTCCATCGCGCCGTGCTGCAGAGCGGCCCGCCGGCCACGGCCAGCGCGGCGTGGGCGATGCGACGCGCCGAGCAGCTCGCACACCATGCCGGTGTTCCCGGCGCCGTCTCGTCACTGCGCGACGTGCCGGCGGACCGGCTGGTCGAGGCGACGCAGCACCTGGCCGCACAGGCCCCGAGGGACGGCGGCCTGCCGCTCCCCCTCCTCCCCGTGGTCGACGACGGCCTCCTCGACCGCCCACCCGGCGACGTGATCACCGACGGGTACGCGGCGTGCGTCCCGCTCCTGGTCGGCACGACCCGGGACGAGACCGCGCTGTTCACCGTGATGGACCAGTCGAACGCCGCGCTCGACGACAGCCGCGTCGGGGCGCGGCTGGTGCCATTCGTCGGGCACGGCGCGGCTCGCGACGTCGTGGCCGCGTACGCCGCGGCCCGCCGGGACCGAGGAGAGCCCGCGTGCGGGCGCGACCTGTGGACCGCGGTGACGACGGACTATGTCTTCCGGCTCCCGCTCCTGGCGCTCGCCGCCGCGCATGCCAAGTACCAGGCCAAGACGTTCTCGTACCTGTTCACCTGGGAGTCACCGTTCCTCGGGGGGGTGTTCGGCTCGTGCCACGGGCTCGAGATCCCGTTCGTGTTCGGCACCGTCGAGGACGCCCCCGTGCAGCCGTTCACCGGCTCGGGGCCCGCGGCCAGCCGGCTCTCGGAGCAGATGCAGGCCGCCTGGGTGGCCTTCGCGCGCGACGGGGACCCGTCGTGCGAGGAGGCGGGGGAGTGGCCCGCCTACGACGCCATCCGTCGTCAGACCATGGTCTTCGGGCCCGGGGGCGGGGTGGAGGACGACCCCCGCCGGGCCGAGCGGCTGGCCTGGGAGGAGGCGGGCACCGACCTCGGCGTGGGCCACCACCACCACTGACCTGCGACCCGGGCCCTGTCACCGCACCCCGGTGGCGCCGATGGTGTCGTTCGCCGCACGCCGGCGCGACAGAATGGGGGCGTGAGCCGTTCTGAGCTGGGTCCCGTGCCGGCGTCGGCGGCCGGCTCGAGCGCTCCCCCGGGCACCACGCTCTCGTCGGTGACGTCCGCCGGCGACCCCGACATCGAGCTCCTCCTGCCCGGCCACGACGTCGAGGACCCCGAGGTCTCCATCGTCGTCCCGGCGGTCGACGAGGAGCTCACGATCGCCGACTTCGTGGCGTGGTGCCGCCAGGGCCTCGCCGACGCCGGCACGACGGGCGAGATCCTGATCGTCGACAGCTCGACCGACCGGACGGCGGAGCTGGCGCTCGCCGGCGGCGCCAGGGTCCTGCGCACGCCCAAACGAGGGCTGGGGCGTGCCTACATCGACGCCCTGCCCTTCATCCGGGGGCGCTACGTCGTGATGGGCGACGCCGACTGCACCTACGACTTCCGGCTCCTCGGCGGGTTCGTCGAGAAGCTCCGGCAGGGCTACGACTTCGCCATGGGGTCGCGCTGGCTCGGGAGCATCGAGCCCGGCTCCATGCCCGCGTTGCACCGCTATCTGGGGACGCCGGTGACGACGTGGATCCTCAACCGGCTCTACGGCAGCCAGTTCACCGACATCCACTGCGGGATGCGCGGCATCAGCCGCGACGCCCTCGATCGCATGGGCCTCACCTCGCAGTCCTGGGAGTACGCGTCGGAGATGGTGCTCAAGTCGGTGCGGATGAAGCTCAGAACGAGCGAGGTGCCCGTCACCTTCTACAAGGACCGGGAAGGGCGGCTCTCCCACCACAAGCGCTCCGGATGGTTCTCGCCGTTCCAGGCGGCCTGGATCAACCTCCGCGCCATGTTCATCTACCGCGCCGAGTTCTTCGCCCTGAAGCCGGGCCTGCTCTTTCTTGTCGCGGGGCTGGTCCTCACGCTGCCGCTCAGCTTCGGATCGATCTCTGTCGGCTCGGTCACGTTGAGCCTCTACTGGATGCTCCTCGGGGTGACCCTGGCCGTACTCGGGCTGCAGAGCTTCTTCTTCGGCGTGCTCGCGCAGGTGCTCTGCGACTACACCGGGGACGCGCGCGACCGCTGGACGGGGCTCTTCCGGTACACGCCGGCGGTCATGGCGAGTGCCGTGCTCTTCCTGTTGGGCCTGGGGCTCGCCGGTGCGCTCGTCGTCAGCTACCTCAGCCACAGCTTCACGCTCCCGCCGCCCTCGGCGCTGCTGGACCACCTGGCGGTGACGGGCTCGCTGCTCATGATCATCGGGTTCTCCGGGTTCTGCTTCACGCTCCTTCTCCACGCCACGGGCGTCCGCTACGGAACGGCTCGTGCTCCCGAGGACCGGCACCGGTGAGCCCGGCCGACGCCACGAGGTCCGAAGCCTTCGGGCAGCGCCGCGCCATGTCGCCCGCAGACCGGCTGGGCGTGTGGCTGTCGGGACGCCGGATCCGCAAAGAGGTCGGCACGTTCCGCGGGAAGGCGATCGGCGACTTCGGCTGTGGCTACCAGGCCCGGTTCGCCCGGACCGTCCTCGACGAGGTGGCGTCGGCCACGCTCATCGACGTGGCCCTGGCCGACGACCTGAAGGCCGACCCCAGAGTGCGCGCCGTCGAGGGGTCGCTCCCGGACGCGTTGGCCGACCTCGCCGACGGATCGCTCGACGTCGTCCTGTGCGTGTCGGTGCTCGAGCACCTGTGGCATCCCGACGCCGCTCTCGCCGAATTCCACCGGATCCTGGCGCCCGGGGGCACGTGCGTGGTGAACGTCCCGAGCTGGCGCGGCAAGCGGTTCCTGGAGCTGTCCGCCTTCCGTCTGGGGCTGAGCCCGCCCGAGGAGATGGACGACCACAAGTGGTACTTCGACCCGCGCGACCTCTGGCCGCTGCTGGTGCGGGCCGGGTTCGTCCCGCACGCGGTCCGCTGCTACCGCCACAAGTTCGGGCTCAACACGTTCGCCGCGTGCAAGAAGTCGTGACCACCGGCCTCCGCGTCGACGGCGCCGGGGCTCCGCCGGGACGGGTCTGCACGCCACGCACCTGGGGGGTGTAGCCCAACCGGCAGAGGCAGGGCGCTTAAAACGTCCCCAGTGAGGGTTCGACTCCCTCCGCCCCCACGATTCGGAACCCCACGACGTCGCGGACCGTCGTCACCGGCAGCCCGGCTCGGTGGCGACCTTGTCGAGCGCGTCGGCGAGCGCGACGAGCTGGCGCCGGCTGAGCCGGTCCACGAAATGGCGGCGGACCTGATCGACGTGGTCGGGGGCCACCGCCTCGAGGCGGGCGCGCCCCGCCGGCGTGAGCTCGGCGAACGAGCCGCGCCGGTCGGTGGGGCACTGGCGGCGCTCGACCAACCCGGCGCGCACCAGGCCCTCGAGCCGGCGCGTGAGCCCGCTCGGGGACAGCAGGAGGCGCTGCGCGAGCTCGCTCATCCGCAGCCGGCCGTCCTCCTCCTCCGACAGCTGCACCAGGACGCCGTAGTCGGCGACCGAGATGCCCTGGCTCGCCTGCAGCTCGGCATCGAGCCGTCCGAGCACGCGCGAGTGCGCCCGCAGCAGCGACCGCCACGCGTGCATCTCGAGCTCGTCGAGCCAGGGTGTCGTTTCGGACACAACCCCAGCGTATCGGAGGACAGTTGGTTGCGTATGCAATGAGATGGGATCGGGATCCCCGCCGCCTGCCGTCGGGTCGGCGCTCGAGCGACCGGTGCCTCCCCCGACCGGCCCGGGGGCTCGTGCCCTGGTCGGGGCCGGACCCCGTAGCCTGAGCCGATGGCGCCCGCACCCACCACGCTCGAGTCCCTGCTCCAGGACCTCGAGGACGAGCACGCCGACCTCGACGGTCTGGTGGGCCCGCTCGACGAGGCGTCCTGGGCGCTCGGCACCCCGGCCGCGGGCTGGGCCGTGCGCGACCAGATCAGCCACCTGGCCTTCTTCGACGATGCCGCCACCATGGCGATCACGGAGCCGGCGCGGTTCTCGGCCATGGCCGAGGCCGCCATGGCGGCGGCGGGCGATCCCATGGAGGAGCACCTGCGCAGGGGCCGGGCCATGGCCGGGCACGACGTGCTGGCGTGGTGGCGCACCAGCAGGCACGCCATGACGGCCGCCGCCGGTTCCCTCGGGCCCCGCGACCGCGTGCTGTGGTTCGGTCCGCCGATGGGCGCCCTGTCGTTCGTGTCCGCCCGGCTGATGGAGACCTGGGCCCACGGCCAGGACGTCGCCGACGCCCTCGGCGTCACCAGGGTGCCCACGGCGCGGCTGCGCCATGTCGCCCATCTGGGCGTCCAGGCCCGTCCCTTCTCGTACGTGGTGCGCGGGCTCGAGGTCCCGACCGCGCCGGTGCGCGTCGAGCTCACGGGGCCGTCGGGCGAGCAGTGGGAGTGGGGGGATGACGACGGCCCCGACGCCGTGCGCGGCACCGCCCTCGACTTCTGCCTGATCGTCACGCAGCGC
Encoded proteins:
- a CDS encoding lysophospholipid acyltransferase family protein; amino-acid sequence: MTGKETVQREQQGQRAALVPLPRAGEAAIPGHRLTDVDEWGRSEHARDVARRLFAPLYNNWFRVEWEGLEKIPRSGGALLVANHAAAIPSDAPVIMHGIEVELGRPVYGMADFFFRGVPWFGTAWARVGGVPAHPDNALRLLRDQGQLALVFPEGTKGPSKTYADRYRLRRFGRGGFVEIAMRAGVPVIPIAVVGAEESMPIIFRLPSLARVLGVPYVPVTANMLAFGPLGLALYFPAKFKLRVLDPVTFDVPSGQDRYSKSRVMEEAEKIRTAMQETIYEMLRERRSVWFG
- a CDS encoding C40 family peptidase, with amino-acid sequence MAFVTGLFRRARTQVTASRLRAAVVGAVVVAGIDAAVPAAAAGRTSTPVGADIGATQAQVDAVEAQVAAQQQTLASLSEQYDQATVRLQQVQAQLALTDARLADARAARAAAHHQLQVAAVNAYMFDTPTGHISSLFSPTSDTAELHDEYQRAAIGNVSDAVLRLESSERQLGAAESTLRLQEQDAAAQTSQVGRAQHAAQAADAASEATLTQVKGTLARLVAQRAAAQAAAAAVAAAAAASQAARQQAAEQAAQAAQVAQTLDGGSAAAAQATDAANQAAASAGVTGVVGTGAPQAATGPGAVALAEARTFLGVPYLWGGADGGGLDCSGLTMLAWHAAGVDMVHSAAIQYDETTHIPLAQVHPGDLLFYDLDGSGIDHVVMYVGTGAYGAATIIQAAHTGTVVEFDPVWYEGLVGAGRP
- a CDS encoding carboxylesterase family protein, translated to MARTTAGALRGVEEPGVWVFKGIPYARVGAAGRWRAAHDPLPWTGTRVADTWGPIAPQSAPVPGFSLPGDPTASDEDCLNLNVWTPRPDGGARPVMVWVHGGGFTTGTGSSALFSGRRLASRGVVVVTINYRLGALGLLAHPELADDGDGGWGNWSLHDQITALGWVQDNIGAFGGDPANVTVFGESAGAMSIAGLLASSAASGLFHRAVLQSGPPATASAAWAMRRAEQLAHHAGVPGAVSSLRDVPADRLVEATQHLAAQAPRDGGLPLPLLPVVDDGLLDRPPGDVITDGYAACVPLLVGTTRDETALFTVMDQSNAALDDSRVGARLVPFVGHGAARDVVAAYAAARRDRGEPACGRDLWTAVTTDYVFRLPLLALAAAHAKYQAKTFSYLFTWESPFLGGVFGSCHGLEIPFVFGTVEDAPVQPFTGSGPAASRLSEQMQAAWVAFARDGDPSCEEAGEWPAYDAIRRQTMVFGPGGGVEDDPRRAERLAWEEAGTDLGVGHHHH
- a CDS encoding glycosyltransferase family 2 protein, which gives rise to MSRSELGPVPASAAGSSAPPGTTLSSVTSAGDPDIELLLPGHDVEDPEVSIVVPAVDEELTIADFVAWCRQGLADAGTTGEILIVDSSTDRTAELALAGGARVLRTPKRGLGRAYIDALPFIRGRYVVMGDADCTYDFRLLGGFVEKLRQGYDFAMGSRWLGSIEPGSMPALHRYLGTPVTTWILNRLYGSQFTDIHCGMRGISRDALDRMGLTSQSWEYASEMVLKSVRMKLRTSEVPVTFYKDREGRLSHHKRSGWFSPFQAAWINLRAMFIYRAEFFALKPGLLFLVAGLVLTLPLSFGSISVGSVTLSLYWMLLGVTLAVLGLQSFFFGVLAQVLCDYTGDARDRWTGLFRYTPAVMASAVLFLLGLGLAGALVVSYLSHSFTLPPPSALLDHLAVTGSLLMIIGFSGFCFTLLLHATGVRYGTARAPEDRHR
- a CDS encoding methyltransferase domain-containing protein; the protein is MSPADATRSEAFGQRRAMSPADRLGVWLSGRRIRKEVGTFRGKAIGDFGCGYQARFARTVLDEVASATLIDVALADDLKADPRVRAVEGSLPDALADLADGSLDVVLCVSVLEHLWHPDAALAEFHRILAPGGTCVVNVPSWRGKRFLELSAFRLGLSPPEEMDDHKWYFDPRDLWPLLVRAGFVPHAVRCYRHKFGLNTFAACKKS
- a CDS encoding MarR family transcriptional regulator; its protein translation is MSETTPWLDELEMHAWRSLLRAHSRVLGRLDAELQASQGISVADYGVLVQLSEEEDGRLRMSELAQRLLLSPSGLTRRLEGLVRAGLVERRQCPTDRRGSFAELTPAGRARLEAVAPDHVDQVRRHFVDRLSRRQLVALADALDKVATEPGCR
- a CDS encoding TIGR03084 family metal-binding protein, with product MAPAPTTLESLLQDLEDEHADLDGLVGPLDEASWALGTPAAGWAVRDQISHLAFFDDAATMAITEPARFSAMAEAAMAAAGDPMEEHLRRGRAMAGHDVLAWWRTSRHAMTAAAGSLGPRDRVLWFGPPMGALSFVSARLMETWAHGQDVADALGVTRVPTARLRHVAHLGVQARPFSYVVRGLEVPTAPVRVELTGPSGEQWEWGDDDGPDAVRGTALDFCLIVTQRRHLSETGLTVQGAGAAEWLAIAQAFAGPPGLGRQPGAVGTPSGARHQG